Below is a genomic region from Sorghum bicolor cultivar BTx623 chromosome 9, Sorghum_bicolor_NCBIv3, whole genome shotgun sequence.
AGGCTCGCCAGCGACTGGTTGACAGAGCCGACGGATTAGTGGAGGGCGGATGGTGGGTGGGGCAGCAAGGTGGCATATTGCCAGCGGCCATGGATGGTGGTGCGAGGCAGCGGCGGGAGGGGTCGCGTGCTTCACGACCGCGCGACCCATCGCGCGGTAACTGCCTCCCACTAGAATCAGAAACTACTCTAGGATCTATGCTGTGCTGCCAATTGGCAAAAGCACTGCAGTACTCCGTATCAAAACTTTTAAAATAAGTGAAATGAGAAAATAGCATTGGAGATGCCATAACTAATAATGTTTCAAAGCAGAAACATGAAGTAACATATGCCATAAAAATGAAGCAAAAAGAATGCGGTACCTTTTTGAAACATCAGCTGCTGTGCTTGCTAATTTTAAATTGGATACTTGGCTGTTAGCCCGAGAACGCCTTTTCCTGTTTATGCAAAAAGAACCATGTCATGTCAATGTGATAACTGGAAATGTAACAATTAATAATACATAAATATCACAAGTTCACAACTAAGACAGTGAACATCAATTTGTAACTTATAAACAAATCATTGGCATAGAACTACATCCTCTATGTTGAAGGGCAACTTAAGAGACttccatgctccacgtatttctTACTACCTAGCTATGCATTGCTATTATTCATGCTTCTTGCCTGTTAATCATGCAAGAAGATCTAGTTCTGTACTAGTTCATCCTTGGGTTCTTAGAAGATAATGGAAATCCATGTGAAGCTCAAGGAAAATTTAGAATACAGATCTTGTTCTCAGCTACCTCATTCATGGAAATTAATGGCCAAGCTGCAGCATGTTAATAGTTCCAACATAATACTTAACAGAAAAATTATTCTTTCCACATATCAGAAGGAAAGTCACATAGAATGATTTGCGTTTGCAATCTTACTGACATTATGCACACTTAAGTAATTAGGCAACCATTAAGTAGCAGTTCAGTAATCATGCTTTGCAGTATTACCTCTCAAAGTATGGAACAAGAAATGCAGCCTTACAGCCACCAGTTTCTCGTTTAGACATGTTGAACTCCAGGAAGACCGAGAGCAAGTCTATCATCTCATCACCGTTGCCAGCGAATAGGACCCGGCCATTTTGATCGATAGTAAGAACAGCGCCATGGGACTGAACGAAGTGCAGAAGAGGATCAGGGATGACAAGTTCTTTCTCTGGCAGATAGTGTTGGGGCTCATTCAACACGAATTCAGAGATCGCTAACTTATCATCCGGCATATATGGCTGAGTTCCCATGTTTATTGCTAGGGTCTGTTGCCCTGTGAATTCAGCTAGCAAGGATTCATCAAGTTCCTTCACGTCAGACCCAGACATGAGAAACTTGAGGAGTTTCTCTTGCCTTGCACATTGCTCAGCGATCCCAAGGCTAAGTTGAACTGAGTCAGGGTGAGAATCTGTTCCAAAGACATTAACATGAGAAATGAGATAATTGGAGTCATCCATCAGAGGCTGTAAAAGATAACCACGAACACTCTACTCATAAATTCTAGATCGCGGAACAAAGTAGCATCCTACTGATGTTGGTGTTCAAGGTTAAGCGTGCATAGAATGAAACCAACTGATGTAGAGGCTGAAACCCCGTTCCATTATTATCTTAAACAAAAGAATGAAACCAACTGCAAGTTCACCCTTTCATTTGCAAGCATGGAAGGTGCCATGGATGTGTGAGTAGGTGTTCTAACCCAACCCCTTTGTGAACTTCGATGAAATCAACTTTCTTTGCATCAGATACTAGCGCACATCACTTTGTTCAAAAGTTGTAGGCTACCTAAGCTGAAGCTGAGGCATACAGAGCACTCAATTGTCAAAGAGGTAAGTAAAGTAATATGCAAGAGAAGGCAGCAGCCACTACGTGGTAGAACAATAGGTACAACACGAGGCCTTGGGGATGACAATGAACGAACCTTGCACGTCGATGAGCGTGGCCGTGTCGGGCATCACGAAGGCCTGGTAGGCGGCGGGAAGAGGCTGTCCCTGATGGACACCGGGCACGACCATCTGCATGGGCTGGCCCTGGTGGTAAGGCATCCCCGCCTCTAGATGGTGGGgcggatgctgctgctgctgctgctgcagcggcGCGCAGAGCTGCACGCCGGCGTCCTGCGGCCTCTTCCCCTGGACCTGGAGAGGAAGCACGCCATGGAGCTCCTGTTCACCATGACACCACGAACCCATAAGCCACAGCGAGTCAATCAGGCCGAACAACAGGCACAGCGAGCCGAAAACAAATGCAACTGGTAAGCCATCGCGAAGCAATCAGGAACCAGGCGGCCAACGCCCGCCCCACGGGAACGGGTAGTTGACCGACGGCAGCCCCGGTGCGACTCGTCTGGCACGGGATTTCGGTTCGGGGGGAGGGATAGGGCCGGCGCGCGTCGCGTACCTTGGACGGCGGGAGGACGACGGGGGAGGCGGAGGCGACGGCGAGGAGGGACAGGTCCCCCACCATCGATCGATCCCGAACGATAGAGGGAGGGCGGGCAAGCGGCGCGCGCGGGGTGGGCGGGGGGAGGAGCAGCGAGCGGCGAGACCGCGAGAGGCGACGATAGGAGGAGGCGGCGAGCGGGCGGGCGTGCGTCGCGCGCGGGCTGGGGGCAGGGTGGATAAAAGCGGGTGTTTACTGGGGGCGAACGGGTGGAGTGGAGGCGGCGACGCCGGGGCGGCGTGGAGCGACGGTGGCGTGGGGAAAAAAACGGCCGATTTTGCCCCGGCCGCGGCGGTGGAAAACAAGCGGCGGCGACGGGGTGGGGGAATTTCGGCTTGGGCGGACGGACCGAGCTGGCCGTGTagcattttttatttatttatggtaattattgttctaCTTTGAATTAACTagtcttaaaaaattcgtctctcgtaaatttcgacgaaactgtgcaattagtttttattttcatttatatttaatctcaacaaaactatataattagtttttattttcgtctatattcaatacttcatgcatatatcTAAATATTGATGTgaggagaaattttgaaaaattttaaatttttggtggaagtaaacaaggccggggttttttttttttttctgtggtGCGCGAGGAAGATTCGGGAATCGGAGTTCGGAGGAGACGGCGTCATTCGGGGCCACTCGTCAGCGTGGGTCCCACCTGGTGGGCCGTGGCCCGTGGGTGCGTGCGGCCGCCGTGGGCGATGGACCACCGCACCACCACGGGTGTCTGATATTTTTGTCCCTCCTCTGTCACGGCATTTCCAGCCTAGGAGATCCGGGAACGAAGGTGAGAGCCACATGGACTAGATTGTGACAATGACCCGTGGGTCCACATCGAGGCCGGGCTCCAGCTGCACAAGCCACTTAGACGGCCCAAAAAAAAAGGCCCAGTATAGCATACTAATCTAGCCCAGCTTGGGTTTTGCTGAAAAATATTAAAGAGGGATCATGGCGAGTTTCCCGCGGTTTCCCCGCGCGCGCGCCCCAAATTTCCCGCCAGAAGCCGCGCCTGCAGTGACTTTGACAGCGCCGCAACCGCCGGGTACtcggcatcggcatcggcatcggcatcgCCAGCAAAGCCACCAGCGAGAGGGAGCACGACGAGCATGTCATCctgggacgacgacgacgacacggcggcagcggcggccacGGACGTGGAGCTGCTGAAGCGGGCGTGGCGGAACGAGAAGGCCGCGCCGGAGATCCTCCGCTTCGACTCGCCCCTCGTGTCCCGCGTCCGCGAGCAGATCCAGCTCCTCGTACGCTTCTCCCTCTCCGACCTCTTCGCAGCGAGCGCTGCTCGGGTTACTGATTACGGCTCTGGATCTGACGGGGGTTCCCTCTCCCGTTGTCGTGTTGTTTCCAGGAGGAGACGCTCGACGACTTCGCCGACAGCGGCGTCGACGACCTGGTGGTCTCGCTCTACCAGATGGACCTCGACCGCACgctcttcctcctccgctcctacctccgcctccgcctgcaGAAGGTTAGTAGTTACTGTGCTTCACAACCCACCCCTCATGTTCGTTCGTGCGCTGCGCTGCCTAAATTGAATCAAAATTAGTGACCCAAAAAGAAATGCTGCGCCAATCTGATCACGCTGCTGGTGTGGCTGCTGCAGATCGAGAAGTACACGATGCATATCTCCAGGTCCGACGACCTCCTCAGCCGCCTGTCCCAGCAGGAACGCCGCTTCGCCAAGAGGTACCTTTTGACTGCAGTTGCCACAATTGTTTGTGCTAACTTGTGAAAGTAACCGTGGATCTGAATTCTGATGGGGGTGAATTTCTCGTGTCTGCTCTGTCACAAGTTGTGCGGAGATCATGGAGAAGCATCTGGAGCAGTCGGTGCTGTCCAAGCTCCCGTACGGCTATGACTCGGTGACCAGGCAGTCGTTGTCCAGCACTGAGGATGACATGGGTATAATGCCTGATCTCCCAAATTACTCTGCTCCTTGTTCCTTGCTACTGTCAGTGCTATACTGTTCTTCTGTCTGTAAGCCTGTATGGTTGGTAGAAACTTTTGCCGTTTCATTTCAAGTGGGCAGCCTGTCATGTATCCTCGGGTACTATGATCGTTACTTGTGCTCAAAAGTCAAGTTCCTCCTACATAACAAAAATTGAGCTGTCAAATTAATCACAGCTCTAGTACAAGGATGCCTCTTGCAGTTTTTATGTGATGGTTCTGGTTACCTACCGCCTCAATTGTGAACATGCTCCCATGGTCCCACCAGGTTCTATGAATTTGATAGTTCTTGACCATCAATTTTTTTACAGTTctttaattttgaattttggacATTCCCACACCAATCAGGCTGATTTATCACCCTCCTAGCAGTGTGATTATTAATTTATATCCTCTTCCATGGATGCATAGAGATGATGCTATCGCAGCCTATCTTGAAGGTTTGCCAAGTTTTTTTATTCTTCCTTCTCTCCAGCTTGGGTATTTAGATCGCTATGTGCTTACAATTGCATTTCTGATTGATTTATCAAATTTGAGGAGAAGATCAACCTATCTGTAAAAGGTCCGCCACTTAGTACTGAATAAAGGCAATGGCTAAGCAGCCCTTAGCTTCTCCCTTTTTTTAGACTAGCCTTTAGCTTCACTTTTTAGGCAAAGGTTCAAGAGTAAAAAAGGCTCTTCAATCATGCTTTTATAGTACATTGATAACAACTGCAGGGACATATTTATACATTATTCATTCACATGCTTCTTATATCTCTAAAAGATACTGAATGCTTTGGAATTTTATATTGCTAAAGATGTGCAGCAAATGTGCTTTTAGACATGTTTGTTCATGTAATCGGCCACTAGCAACCATCCATCTGATTCAGTTTTCAAATGCCTCTTTCAGTGCCAGAGCCTCAGCTTGACACTTTTGTCTTCTGCAAGACCAAGAGCGACGTAGGTGCATTCCAGCTAGATGACATGTAAGTGCCCAAACACACATCCAACTCTTTGCTTTGCACCCTTTCAAGCTCTGCTGACCATGACGCTTGCTTCCTTGAAGAGGAGAGGAGGTTGTGGATTTGGTTGCTGATGACTTGTATGTTCTTCGGTACAAGTCCATCAAGGGACTCGTTGAGAGTAGCCGGATCGACCTCATCTGATATCAATGACCGCAAGTAACATATCATGGACCTTTTGGTCCTAGATTCTTCCCAATTCGTGGAAAGTAAGGAATCAAGGGAAAAAAATCGCTAAGCACCGTCACAAAAACGACAACAACTGAAAGCCGCTGTATATGTGCCATTGGCATGTGGCTTAGGCTTTCTATGTATTTTGTAATGTGTACATGATTTGTCATGGTACTGAACTTAGTTTATCTACTCTACTTATTATTTTACTCCATTTATAAATGAAGATCAGAGTCATGTAATTGCCAATTCCCCGCTTAACACTGTCGATGGCAGCTATAACTTCATCAGATGTTTAGTTTGGGACAAAAATATCTGCAGAGTAACCTTGCCCAAAAACACAAAGGAATGGAGATCGGAGACACCATATGTACCCTataacaatttttttttatagAAGTGAAGAAATGGTGACGAGACATGTACTATGTTTTGTTGCGAggaaacattttttttcttgttcaCCTGGATTCAGACAGTTAGGTGCTTGAAAAAGACATGCGGCACAGAACCTTCCCTTTTTTCTTTTGAGATGCTACTTTTGAAACCATGAAGCGTCAGATGAAATATAACTACCTTTTGTCAAATCATAATGTGTCTTAGTACGTCCTATAGTTTGGCGTTAGCACGTCAAATTTGAATTGACTGGTAAGAGGATGTAGCTATTATTAGTAGTATTCACGCATGGTGACCATTTGCAGTGGTAGTATCGGACAGATTCGTCTGGTCAGTGGTCACAAATGAAGAGGCATTGGATCGGTCAGATATGAAGCATGGCATAACTTATCAATTATCATCAGGTAGTCTGCCCATAGTActtcttttccttttattttcAATTCTGTCGGAGTATGCGTATAGCCAGGGGGTGAATCCAGCATGGAACATATTCCCTCCGTCCCCAAAATAGAGAGCGTTTTAGATTTGGACATGGGAATTAAGGGAAAGTGAGGACGTTTTAGGTTTGGACACGGGAACTAAGGAAAAGTGGAAAGGTGCATTAGAAAGTATAAGTGTGTCAAGTATTTTGGGACAACCCTATATCGTCATATATTTTGGGACAAAGAGAATACATGACAAGAGTATATGTAATTATAAAAAGACGTTTGTGCTACCATACAAAAAGAAATCATAAGAACTAAAAAAGAAAACTAAAAATTTAAGAGAAAAATGGAACAAAACTAAGAAGCAATAGACCTCTAACTTTACCCGGTAGTAATAGAAATAAGTTAAAGGAGATAAGGAAGATAACAAGTAGACTAATCCTAAATAACATAGATGTCCACTGGAGATCAATTCTAGAGAAAGAACAAAAAGTAAAGCACTAAATAAATTTAACTAGCTTAGAGGGTGCACTATGTGAATGAATTAGACATTTTGTATgcgataataaaaagaaaaaaagagatgaaAAGAATAAGAAAGACTTATTATTAATTATATAAGATACTACTAGTAATTATAATATTGAGGGATGACAAAGAATCAAAGCACAAAAAAACATCATTAACTAGCTAATTGGAATAAACACACATCTTGCTTTCTAAGAGGTCCCATCATTGCGATTGAACCCATCCATAAAGATATTCTATTTctatattatattatttatgatatatatAATTTCACATATCcagaatttaattaattaatattcTTATTGCATCTGAAATATCTTTTATAAATTTGTGCGTGTCACATAGAAAAATTTGCTAGTATATATGAATCTTAAAGATATCTCTCCGTAAATTATATCCAAAAATATTGTGTCATTAGAACAACACTAAATAGAGGCATATAAATATTTCATACAATGCATTATATTAGAGCAACTTTAAGATAATATTTATAACCTTTTAAATTTATAGGAGTAGAGATTCTTGTGAAAATTTTTTCTCCAATAGTCTCTTTAATTGGGTCTGCAAATATAGACATCCTCTATTCTAGATTTCTCACTAGCTAAAGTTACAATGTAAGGATAACTTTCTAGAGCGTGCACAAGATATAGTACCTTCTTGGAGGGTATAAAGATATATAAATCAATTTTATTTAAGGTGGAATAGCCAAATTCATCCCTGAACTATCACAGAAAACTCAATTTCGTCCTTGAACTTTTACAGCTGGCTCAATTTAGTCCCTCGAGTGCTACAATGGCTCACGTCGTCATCGTCCAATTAGATAGGGTTATGAGTTATCGATTTTGCCCTTACCTCTTGGCCATCTCTCGATACTGTAGCtggaggattttttttttttgctttttttttgctGAAATCTTGTTGTTTTTGTCCTTGCCCCCTTGTCCATCTCTCATGGCTGATATTGTAGCAGgactttatttccaaaatctttCTCATTGAATAACAAACGAGTTGTGAACTGTGTATTAACTATACGTGTAGCAGTGATAGTCTCATATATAAAATTGTTAAAACATTAGTACTTCCCCTATCCAATAAAAGATATCATTCTAATAGATTTGTTCCAAATGACCAAATCAAACGATTTTAACTTGACTAATTTTATAGAGAAGATTGTCAAAGCTAATGACATAAAAAAGTATGTTTGAGAACAAGTGTAATACTTATTTGGTAACATAAATATTGGTGTCCTTTAAATAAATTAAGCTAAATTTAGGATAACTAGACATAGGACAAAAACTATAAGGTTTTTTAGATGAACTTAATACTAGATCTTATTAGTTACTACTCTCCATTCATTTCAAATTGTTATATATCCTAGTGCGTGACAAAAACTAATGTAATAATGTGAAAAACTAGACTGACTTTATGCACATAGTGGAAGTCTTAAGAGaaacatgattttttttttgcttgcatTAAGACAACCTATGTCGGTACCGGCTTGCAATCCTTGCAGTcttgtattttctttttttacaaGAGTCTTGTCTTTTCTTTGAACGTTGGTGCCGTTTTTATCATCAACAATGATTTTCTAAGCGTTTTTCTTTTGACTCAATGCCTTGTGTAAGGGGTGGTCACAACCATAGACCTGCAATGATTACAATATTAGCCATGAGAGATGACCAAGGGGTAAGGATAAAAACGGTAATTTATAAccctagtgatgatgacatgaGTCAGCGTGACTCTCCAGGGATAAAATTGAGCCAGCTGTGAAAGTTCAAGAATGAGAACGACCGTTTTCATAGTTCAAGGACGAAATTGAGCTTTCAAAGAGAGTTCAGGGACGAATTTGTCTATTCCACCTTTATTTAAATAACTCTTTAAATGATGATTGAGAGAGTAgaagtatattatatatatggtcATGCTATTTCTTGGGTCGCTCAACACAATTAAACAACCTCTGCATTAATTTTCAGTGAATCAAATCAgatgaaataataaataaagaaacggTGTTGGGCTTGTCTATTTTCTTGATCAGGCCATAACTTCATCTGTCGTAATCTCGTTCCGTCCTGTGGTTAATTTCCCATCTGCTCGTCAAATTTGTCAATTGGTAGCCGGGAAATAGCTAGGCTAGCTTGCTGTTGGTAGTACGCATATATGGACGACCATTGCTCGCTGATTTGTTGCACTGATGTCAACTTGCATGGAGAGTCCAACATTGGTTGTTGTATGGTCATCATCAGTTGTGGATTTGAAGGATGGCACACCTTATTATCATCCGGAATTCTGGATAAGCTTGTCCGCCCATAaccctttttttttcctctttcAGATAACCGTAGCCAAATTTCCTCTGCGGCCATAAATCGTTAACGTTGCAATCTCGCCCATTTCTTTGGTCagcatggagagagagagagagagagagagagagagagagagagagagagagagagagagagagagcaggaaATGGAAAATAATTCAGGTAGATGCCCTTGGTGGGCATGATTgaattcttttaatttgctactATGGGTGGTGCTGGTATGTAGTGTTAGGTATCAGTATCTTTCTATCAAAAACAGATATCGTTCAGTTACAACTGTTTTCACTCTTCTCTTTTGGGATTTGGGAGGATATATATATGGGATCTGGTCTCCCTATCGGCTGGTCTTCATCAAGGTATAAGTCACGACGTGGCAGGAAATTTCCATTTTTCCACTAGCCATGTTTTTGCCCGAAGTCATAGCATAGTTCAACTAGATAACTTTTAAAAAGCTAGAAGGGAAATTTCCATGTAAGAAAATGGAAATCCATTATTCGCGGTAAACAAAAATCGACAATTGAAATCTTGGGAGTTTTGCTCCAAGTGTGAAGACTTCAAAAACTAAACCCATCATAGTGGCAAAAGGAACCAACATACTACCAATGCATGGAGAGACAACAAAAGAtaataagtttgaccaaatctgTTTAGGTCCCCGGCCAACACCTACCACAACAGATGTGGTGTCGTCGAAGAAGATTAAGGCCTGTTTGGTTCCTTTAGTGATCTGTTTAGTAGCACCCTTTTTGGTTCTATTCACTAAAGATCACTAAAGCACTAAACAATTACTATATTACCCTTAATTAATATAAGCGGGGCAGAATTAATAAGAGGTATACCCTGTAATCTTTGCACTTTAGTCACTTTCTAGCCCCTTATCTATTAAAACCACTAAACTTTAGTGACCCTTTTAGAGGGGGTGTTTGGTATTTTAGTGACTAAAAgtgactaaactttagtcactaaaTTTTAGTGGAggtgaaccaaacaggcccttagacaaaaaaaaaacggcTCTCACAGGTGTGGAGAAAAATAACAAAGAAATAAACTAAGGAATCTTAGGCAGCCATAGCTGACACGCAAACCTAACACCGGCCAAAAATTTCCATGGCAATTGCAGCTATGGCGTGACGAGCGCGGCGAGCAACCAAACAACCCCTTAGCGTAGTATAAGACTAGTCCTAGTGTAAGTCATATAAGACTAAATTATTGATGTGGTAATAAGCTTTAGAAAGGAGGGGGGAGGGGGACACAATGGAGATACCATATGAGCTTTGTATCCAACATCCTAGAGTCTAATACCCACATCCGGTCTCTACAAAAAACACATCTTTTTGTACATATATGTAATATCTATTTGGttctttatataaaaataaaaaataggtaGGAGACTCCCCTGCCGACCACTAAAAAAACGTATTGCCTAACACACAAAATAGAAGACTCCTAATAACCATCAATCTTGAGACTAGACGACCATCCATGCGTCTGAGAGAAAAACACCATAACCATTTACACAAATTATTGCAAATCCGTTGCAGCTAAACCTTACAAAGTGTGTTTGTAGAGGATAACCCATGTGCAAAGCCAATAGATAACCAAAATAGTATACTAGCGTTTCGTGATATATTTCATAATAATAACACATGAAACAATGAATGAACCCATGCATGCAGTCTTAATCTCTTTTAGAGTACCTAAGAGAGTATTTGGTCATAACAAGAGTGAGTCTAATTTTAGTAGGTTATCCAATACAGAGTACCTCAGCCTTTATAACATTGGGAAGAATAgcctaacaaaccaaaccagaaTACCCCAAATTCTTCCAACACACAAGGAGGTTCACTAATCGACAAGTGAGTCTAGTCTAACCTAGTAATCAACTTGTCCAAGCGCTCACTCACTCACAGCTAGCGGCCTAGCACAAAGCGTGTTCCAGCTTTCACGAGGGAGGGACGGGGACGATCGCCGTCCGCACCGTCCACAATTAGTTTACACCTTCGAACGCATCCTAAAGCTTTGCAGAAATCGGCGCAACCTGTGGCTCCAACTGTGCGCGACGGCGACACTTCCAGGTGGCTCCATGTGCCCCAATCCTTTTGCCATCGTCGCCCCCATCGGTGGCGGCCGCCGCCCTCGCTCGCTGCCCCGCCCCCTGCCCTCACGAGTCGTGAGGACAGGAGCACACCAGCCAAGCGGGCGAAAGTGTGAAGAAAAAGAAGCGAGGGCTGTGTGTGTGCAGGAGAAAACCAGCTCGTGGCAGCTGGGTATAACTTGGGAAGCCAGGGGCCactggtgctgctgctgctgctgctgccgcctggCGGTGGTCTCCCTCACTTGACGCCTCAGCTAACACCACCCtcgtttctctctctctctctctctctttccccCCCACTCCATGTGGGTGGCCTCGAGCTCTGCTTAGATCACAGCTGTGCGCGCTGGTTGGGTGATCCACTGATCCGCCCCCTTCCCCCCTTGTCGGCTCTCCTTTCTTTCAGCCCGAGAGCTCCGGGACAGGGAGATCTGCGCTGTCGCCGCGCTCGCCTCGCCTTTCttgcgcgcgcgcgtgtgggCTGGGCAGCAGTGAGCTTCCCCCGTCTTCCTCAGCCTCGCTTCCCTTCTTCCTGCTGGATCTGGCTCGCAAGATCCGACGTTTCGTGCCCCGTTTGCTCAAAGATCCTCGCTTGGGTGGTGGTTCCTGGAGATTTCTGGGAGGATGCAGCACGACCAGAAGAAGAAGGTCGGCCCTCCTCTCCTGTCTCATCTCGTGGTGGTTGTCCTCCTTGCTTTCTCGGCTCCAAATCTGGGCGTTCACGACTCTCTGTTGACTTTTACTGTCGTGTATTTGGTTTTGATTTGTTGCCAGTTTTGTCCTTGCTGTGATTTTCCGTTGCCTTATTGGTCTCAACGGTCTTGCAGTTTACAAATCTCCATGAGCTCTGGTGTCTGATGTGGCCATTTTCTTTTCTGATCTGTGGATACCTAGATTACTTCCATGAAGTTGGTGTTTTTTAGCCTCAGCCAGTTGCCATACATTGTCCGGCGGCCTGAGTCATTTACTGTTTCTGGCGATGCAGGCACCTTCAGAGATGGATTTTTTCACGGAGTATGGCGAGGGAAGCAGGTACAAGATAGAGGAGGTCATAGGCAAAGGCAGCTACGGCGTGGTTTGCTCTGCCATGGACACTCATACTGGCGAAAAGGTGGCTATAAAGAAGATAAACGACATCTTCGAGCACGTGTCTGATGCGACGCGGATACTTCGGGAGATCAAGCTGCTTAGGCTCCTGCGGCATCCGGATATTGTGGAGATAAAGCATATCCTGCTCCCTCCGTCGAGGAGGGAGTTCAGGGATATATATGTTGTTTTTGAACTCATGGAGTCTGATTTGCACCAAGTTATA
It encodes:
- the LOC8068213 gene encoding DNA replication complex GINS protein SLD5 — translated: MSSWDDDDDTAAAAATDVELLKRAWRNEKAAPEILRFDSPLVSRVREQIQLLEETLDDFADSGVDDLVVSLYQMDLDRTLFLLRSYLRLRLQKIEKYTMHISRSDDLLSRLSQQERRFAKSCAEIMEKHLEQSVLSKLPYGYDSVTRQSLSSTEDDMVPEPQLDTFVFCKTKSDVGAFQLDDIGEEVVDLVADDLYVLRYKSIKGLVESSRIDLI
- the LOC8068212 gene encoding uncharacterized protein LOC8068212 codes for the protein MVGDLSLLAVASASPVVLPPSKELHGVLPLQVQGKRPQDAGVQLCAPLQQQQQQHPPHHLEAGMPYHQGQPMQMVVPGVHQGQPLPAAYQAFVMPDTATLIDVQDSHPDSVQLSLGIAEQCARQEKLLKFLMSGSDVKELDESLLAEFTGQQTLAINMGTQPYMPDDKLAISEFVLNEPQHYLPEKELVIPDPLLHFVQSHGAVLTIDQNGRVLFAGNGDEMIDLLSVFLEFNMSKRETGGCKAAFLVPYFERKRRSRANSQVSNLKLASTAADVSKSTDVNSKSLSKKKRKVKNIKEGDLYQRNYTHASEAILSILLDKDKSSSTILSLKKAGPEITELLTQCSIGIAGTGLAVLLSVMCKMATGVRTPFASARLLSTSVGFGLFWLSWAVNGLRDTIASIFRSPSNMNIEDDEVAVKIEKSVNEILFRALTLLAITALKFA